One genomic window of Branchiostoma lanceolatum isolate klBraLanc5 chromosome 5, klBraLanc5.hap2, whole genome shotgun sequence includes the following:
- the LOC136434621 gene encoding NLR family CARD domain-containing protein 4-like yields the protein MAMAEGRQSSDTGVRKYFFFVKEEVSSDWKDLAFHLDFRRSDTDNIAGRNRDDKARCMDLLEEWLKCNGERATIEVLMEALSEANLQSTVDGLKNKYPELKTPKASCSRQERRREDENRFSETEEAEGPSVKDVFQKAVKKYYELKLTYVKPLIWNDNFTLTLSDIFTQLELMQTDEKRLKTSVKGPSSGQGTTLDSLDDLFNPKYSRAPRCILIEGEAGGGKTTFLSKEALDAVSRTTELGRRHDIILLIRLRDVREDETIEEMVWDQCVPATNGVNKESIGGILEKNEPHVLFLLDGYDELQPEARAAKQAIPNLLDGKLYPGSTIVITSRPSAGVQHFTRPDCQVHIVGFSKEHVEKYVRQYFSNIEIPELGERLTTDLRVNRIVADLVHTPIFLLLVCVLWEEDQEMISTGTMTGLYNNLLACLVRKYCKREGLDMPTEALPTEVADSLLQLGKLALEALLKNETLLDLTQVERENLNWELLLKLGVVSLEVSASKWHPRKQLDFSHKTMQEFLAGRYLAHALTNQGIVESLRLTSVSKALELSNLLQFTCGCDSQAAQAVMDELGKLSSKEFLHSETFEFEEIKDQCVTPAYGVKPGLWKSAENYEMFLLLCLNILNERKEPGVLQAVSGAFPVIIMNLARHKKQQAALQYYLENVRSSHLQNKVILSTVRNPVFQLFQYGPTHTFREDEAFQYLQQLFDSPILGLQLDLEMSYGKFGTPDQTARLVAVLKNVSILRALYLSSTGLTPSIIQPLVQGFRHMSLLEELYIDNNQDLGDAGMDVLKLGLASVPHIAVLHLVCIGMTAVGMSSLAPYMRHLAGLRELDLSCNEIGDTELESLAEILPALTAMRVLVLKITHISTTGMRTLVSALCLLTRLIKLDISMNRSIGDRGLKYLANILHHLTAMKVLNLSMTGIRDRGISSLVKALPHLVQLQVLDVSNNNIGDSGIVSLVETLCQPSRLDMEQNPSCDESPTTDPHCNTTLQELYIGRNSGVTGAGLGRVAQLISALPALTALAMSGPGRPPAHLSDTAAMALAETLPRLPALERLHLRDISMQPAGFQAMTQAAKEHPTLYNLG from the exons ATGGCCATGGCTGAGGGACGGCAGAGCAGCGATACAG GTGTTCGGAAATACTTCTTTTTCGTTAAGGAAGAAGTCAGCTCAGACTGGAAGGACCTGGCCTTCCATCTAGATTTTCGGCGGTCAGACACCGATAACATTGCCGGTAGAAACCGAGATGACAAAGCTCGCTGTATGGACTTGTTGGAGGAATGGCTCAAATGTAACGGAGAGAGAGCCACCATAGAGGTCCTGATGGAGGCTCTGTCTGAGGCAAACTTACAGAGTACTGTGGATGGACTGAAGAACAAATATCCTG AGTTGAAAACACCAAAGGCCTCATGTAGCCGACAGGAGAGGAGGAGGGAAGACGAGAACCGGTTTTCAGAAACGGAAGAAGCGGAGGGGCCTTCAGTTAAAG ATGTGTTCCAGAAGGCTGTGAAGAAGTACTATGAGTTGAAGTTGACTTACGTTAAACCTCTGATATGGAATGATAACTTTACTCTGACCCTCAGTGATATCTTCACGCAATTAGAGCTGATGCAAACTGATGAAAAAAGACTGAAAACATCTGTTAAAGGTCCCTCGTCAGGACAAGGAACAACGCTAGATTCGCTAGACGATTTGTTCAACCCAAAATATTCTAGAGCACCAAGGTGCATCCTCATTGAGGGTGAAGCTGGAGGAGGGAAGACGACTTTTCTTTCTAAAGAAGCCCTCGATGCTGTTTCAAGAACAACAGAGCTGGGCAGACGGCACGACATCATCCTGTTGATCCGACTCCGGGATGTGAGAGAAGACGAAACCATAGAGGAGATGGTATGGGACCAGTGTGTTCCCGCAACAAATGGTGTTAATAAAGAGTCCATCGGAGGAATCCTCGAGAAAAACGAGCCCCATGTGCTCTTCCTCCTAGATGGATATGATGAGCTGCAACCTGAGGCCAGGGCAGCAAAACAGGCGATTCCCAACCTCCTGGATGGCAAGTTGTACCCCGGGAGCACAATCGTCATCACCTCCCGACCCTCAGCTGGAGTCCAACATTTCACACGACCAGACTGTCAAGTTCACATCGTCGGCTTCTCCAAAGAACATGTGGAGAAATACGTGCGGCAGTATTTCAGCAACATAGAAATCCCTGAACTAGGAGAAAGGCTTACAACAGATCTTAGGGTGAATAGGATTGTTGCTGATCTAGTCCACACACCTATTTTCCTACTGTTGGTCTGTGTGCTGTGGGAGGAGGACCAAGAAATGATTTCTACTGGAACAATGACGGGACTGTACAACAACCTGCTGGCATGTCTGGTTAGAAAGTACTGTAAGCGGGAAGGATTGGACATGCCAACAGAAGCGCTGCCTACAGAAGTGGCTGATTCATTACTGCAGCTCGGAAAGCTTGCGCTAGAGGCGCTGCTCAAGAATGAGACCCTGCTTGACCTTACACAAGTCGAAAGAGAAAACCTGAATTGGGAGCTGCTGTTAAAGCTTGGTGTGGTTTCCTTGGAGGTCTCTGCCTCTAAATGGCATCCCAGGAAACAACTGGACTTTTCACACAAGACGATGCAAGAGTTCCTGGCAGGGCGATATCTTGCCCATGCCCTGACGAATCAAGGCATTGTTGAGTCGCTGCGGCTCACCTCTGTAAGCAAGGCGCTTGAACTCAGTAACCTGCTTCAGTTCACGTGTGGCTGTGACTCACAAGCAGCACAAGCTGTGATGGATGAGCTGGGAAAGCTCAGCAGTAAGGAGTTTCTGCATTCGGAAACATTTGAGTTTGAGGAGATCAAAGATCAATGTGTAACCCCTGCGTACGGAGTAAAACCAGGGTTATGGAAATCAGCTGAAAACTATGAAATGTTTCTTCTGCTCTGTCTGAATATCCTGAACGAAAGAAAAGAGCCAGGCGTTCTGCAGGCTGTCAGTGGAGCCTTTCCGGTCATCATCATGAACCTCGCaagacacaaaaaacaacaagctGCTCTTCAGTATTACCTAGAAAACGTGCGATCATCACATCTCCAGAACAAGGTTATACTATCGACTGTAAGAAACCCCGTTTTCCAGCTGTTCCAATATGGTCCGACCCACACATTTCGTGAAGATGAAGCTTTCCAATACCTACAACAGCTGTTTGACTCTCCCATTCTTGGCCTCCAGTTAGACCTTGAAATGAGCTATGGAAAATTTGGTACACCTGACCAGACGGCCAGGCTAGTTGCAGTCCTAAAGAATGTTTCCATCTTGAGAGCGCTGTATTTGTCGAGCACAGGACTAACGCCATCAATAATCCAGCCACTTGTGCAGGGGTTCAGACACATGTCTTTGTTAGAGGAGCTGTATATTGACAACAACCAAGACCTTGGTGATGCTGGAATGGACGTCCTGAAGCTTGGGCTGGCCAGTGTTCCACATATAGCCGTACTCCATCTTGTGTGTATAGGCATGACAGCTGTGGGCATGTCATCCCTGGCTCCATACATGCGCCACCTAGCGGGACTGAGAGAATTGGATTTAAGTTGTAATGAGATCGGTGACACCGAACTGGAGTCTCTCGCCGAAATCCTCCCCGCCTTAACTGCCATGCGGGTGTTGGTTCTGAAGATCACACATATCAGCACCACAGGCATGCGCACATTGGTTTCTGCACTGTGCTTGTTAACCAGACTGATCAAACTGGACATTAGTATGAATCGTAGCATAGGAGACCGCGGGCTGAAATACTTGGCCAATATCCTCCACCACCTCACAGCCATGAAGGTGTTGAATCTCAGCATGACAGGTATCAGAGACAGGGGAATATCATCCCTAGTCAAAGCTCTGCCTCACCTGGTGCAATTACAGGTGTTGGATGTGAGTAACAATAACATAGGAGACTCGGGGATCGTGTCACTGGTGGAAACACTCTGCCAGCCCAGCCGTTTGGACATGGAACAAAACCCATCATGTGACGAAAGTCCTACCACAGACCCTCACTGTAACACCACACTACAGGAGCTGTACATCGGGAGGAATAGTGGAGTAACAGGAGCTGGACTGGGGAGGGTCGCACAGCTCATCAGCGCCCTGCCGGCACTGACCGCGTTGGCCATGTCTGGTCCCGGGCGCCCACCTGCACATCTGTCTGACACCGCTGCCATGGCTCTGGCCGAGACTCTACCCAGACTCCCTGCCCTGGAGCGGCTGCACCTTCGGGACATCTCTATGCAGCCTGCGGGGTTCCAGGCTATGACGCAGGCTGCTAAGGAACACCCAACATTGTATAACCTGGGGTGA